One genomic window of Sphingomonas sp. C3-2 includes the following:
- a CDS encoding tyrosine-protein phosphatase, with amino-acid sequence MKYLPARLRVAAMCLGVLPLASGCATATADQAPVAAARQESAIPFVEAGVSPVAGANRMTVRWSAPGAGRVLVYAGEGSDPVTQGTPIGSGAENGAVEVDAAADGSRRFFTLVPEKGAPLVVADRSLHLPTSPNLRDVGGYRTADGRWVKMGRIFRSDQLDRLTERDRGLLGAAGVRLVADLRTVSERESEPDRVPDGAEHIVLDVAADSKGSLGGDMKQAFAKIATGKGAEMLTEANRDFVALDSARASYQTLLNRLAAPSAVPTLYHCTAGKDRTGWASAVILTILGVPRETVMADYLASNAYLEQKNAASVAALARSSTPVPAAYLEPVLTVRASYIEAAFDEVNRRYGSFDAYVRDGLGIDDATVAALRAHYLVGTPQ; translated from the coding sequence ATGAAATATCTGCCGGCGCGCTTGCGCGTGGCTGCCATGTGCCTTGGCGTTCTGCCGCTTGCGAGCGGTTGCGCCACGGCAACCGCCGATCAGGCGCCGGTTGCGGCCGCCCGGCAGGAAAGTGCGATCCCCTTTGTCGAAGCCGGTGTCAGCCCGGTTGCCGGCGCGAACCGGATGACGGTGCGATGGTCGGCGCCCGGCGCGGGCCGCGTTCTTGTTTATGCGGGCGAGGGGAGCGATCCCGTTACGCAGGGAACGCCGATCGGCAGCGGTGCCGAAAACGGGGCGGTCGAGGTGGACGCTGCAGCCGATGGGTCGCGCCGTTTCTTCACGCTGGTGCCCGAAAAGGGTGCGCCGCTGGTTGTCGCCGATCGCAGCCTGCACCTGCCGACCAGCCCCAATCTGCGCGATGTCGGCGGCTATCGCACCGCCGATGGCCGCTGGGTGAAGATGGGGCGGATCTTCCGCTCGGACCAGCTGGATCGCCTGACCGAGCGCGATCGCGGGCTGCTGGGTGCGGCCGGTGTCCGCCTTGTCGCTGATCTGCGCACGGTTAGCGAGCGCGAGAGTGAACCCGATCGCGTGCCCGATGGGGCCGAGCATATCGTGCTCGACGTCGCGGCGGACAGCAAAGGCAGCCTTGGCGGCGATATGAAACAGGCCTTCGCGAAGATCGCGACAGGCAAGGGCGCCGAAATGCTCACCGAGGCCAATCGCGATTTCGTGGCGCTCGACAGCGCGCGCGCATCGTACCAGACGCTGCTGAACAGGCTGGCTGCACCTAGCGCGGTGCCGACGCTCTATCACTGCACGGCGGGCAAGGACCGTACCGGCTGGGCGAGCGCGGTGATCCTCACCATATTGGGCGTGCCGCGCGAGACGGTGATGGCCGATTATCTCGCCAGCAATGCTTATCTGGAACAGAAGAACGCCGCGTCAGTGGCGGCACTGGCGCGTTCCTCGACGCCCGTCCCGGCGGCCTATCTCGAACCTGTGCTCACCGTGCGCGCGAGCTATATCGAGGCGGCGTTCGACGAGGTGAACCGGCGTTATGGTTCGTTCGACGCCTATGTCCGCGACGGGCTGGGGATCGACGATGCCACGGTTGCGGCGCTGCGCGCCCATTATCTGGTGGGAACGCCGCAATAG
- a CDS encoding DUF1013 domain-containing protein: MPHATASWLVDNTALSFEQIADFCGLHILEVQAIADDTAATKLAGRDPVRAHELTMEEIERGQADPEYRLKMQKGPEQVRRTKGPRYTPVSKRQDKPDGIAWIIRNHPEISDGAIGKLIGTTRTTIQAIRERSHWNIANIVPKDPVTLGLCSQRELDALVSKAAKKAGIEAPTDSKIEGDRAALIEELRAKREAASRDADAALDAEENGPRPSEPTAETLFKK; the protein is encoded by the coding sequence ATGCCCCATGCGACCGCTTCATGGCTGGTCGACAATACAGCGCTCAGCTTTGAACAGATTGCGGACTTCTGCGGCCTGCACATTCTCGAGGTTCAGGCGATTGCGGACGATACCGCCGCCACCAAGCTGGCAGGGCGCGATCCGGTGCGCGCGCACGAACTGACGATGGAAGAGATCGAGCGCGGTCAGGCTGATCCCGAATATCGCCTCAAGATGCAGAAGGGCCCCGAACAGGTCCGCCGCACCAAGGGCCCGCGCTACACCCCGGTTTCCAAGCGCCAGGACAAGCCCGATGGCATCGCGTGGATCATCCGCAACCATCCCGAGATTTCGGATGGCGCCATCGGCAAGCTGATCGGCACCACGCGCACCACCATTCAGGCGATCCGCGAGCGCAGCCACTGGAACATCGCGAACATCGTTCCCAAGGATCCCGTGACGCTCGGCCTTTGCTCGCAGCGTGAACTGGATGCGCTGGTTTCGAAGGCCGCGAAGAAGGCCGGCATCGAAGCGCCGACCGACAGCAAGATCGAAGGCGATCGCGCCGCACTGATCGAGGAACTGCGCGCCAAGCGTGAAGCGGCCAGCCGCGATGCCGATGCCGCGCTCGACGCCGAGGAAAATGGCCCGCGCCCGTCCGAGCCGACTGCGGAAACGCTTTTCAAGAAGTGA
- a CDS encoding MBL fold metallo-hydrolase: MTSGSRSPDASLTQDQSFVATSDKGLRYPLGHFAPAAGTLHRLEGGVRWARIRMPGSLGHINCWLIDDDGGVAVVDTGMNLAMCREDWDAILSGDLADTRITRVFGTHFHPDHIGLAGMLAKRFDAPVWMTRGEWLTIQLARLDARDDMPEEVLTLRRAAGWSEHEIEAGKAEGWGRLRDIIAPLPLGYHRIRDGDALSFDGAPWRVVVGSGHSPEHACLLNEAAGVMIAGDQVLPRISSNVSLGITEPDADPLGEWFASIEKLKGLPADLLILPAHGDPFHGLHPRLDALRDEHRERLDALEALIAEAPRRAVDCFEVLFRRKIDGKVRGLATGEALAHLRRLEVEGRAVREVRDGCWWYHPA, from the coding sequence GTGACATCCGGTTCGCGATCGCCTGATGCGTCGCTGACGCAGGATCAAAGCTTCGTCGCGACGAGCGATAAGGGACTGCGCTATCCGCTGGGGCATTTCGCCCCGGCGGCAGGCACCCTCCACCGGCTGGAGGGCGGTGTGCGCTGGGCGCGCATCCGGATGCCGGGATCGCTTGGCCATATCAATTGCTGGCTGATCGACGATGATGGCGGGGTTGCGGTGGTCGACACCGGCATGAACCTGGCCATGTGCCGCGAGGATTGGGACGCGATCCTGTCCGGCGACCTTGCCGATACGCGTATCACGCGGGTGTTCGGTACCCATTTTCATCCCGATCATATTGGCCTGGCGGGCATGCTCGCCAAGCGGTTCGACGCGCCTGTCTGGATGACGCGCGGCGAATGGCTGACCATCCAGCTCGCCCGCCTCGACGCGCGCGACGATATGCCGGAAGAGGTGCTGACGCTGCGCCGCGCCGCCGGCTGGAGCGAGCACGAGATCGAAGCCGGCAAGGCCGAGGGCTGGGGCCGGTTGCGCGACATCATCGCGCCGCTTCCGCTTGGCTATCACCGCATCCGCGATGGCGACGCACTGTCCTTTGACGGCGCGCCCTGGCGCGTGGTCGTCGGTTCGGGGCATAGCCCCGAACATGCCTGCCTGCTGAACGAGGCGGCGGGTGTCATGATCGCGGGCGATCAGGTGTTGCCGCGCATCAGTTCCAACGTCTCGCTCGGCATTACCGAGCCTGATGCCGATCCGCTGGGCGAGTGGTTCGCCTCGATCGAAAAGCTGAAAGGCCTGCCGGCAGACCTGCTGATCCTGCCCGCGCATGGGGACCCGTTTCACGGGCTTCATCCCCGCCTCGATGCGCTGCGCGATGAGCACCGCGAGCGGCTCGATGCGCTTGAGGCATTGATCGCCGAGGCACCGCGCCGGGCGGTCGACTGTTTCGAGGTGCTGTTCCGCCGCAAGATCGACGGCAAGGTGCGCGGCCTCGCGACCGGCGAGGCGCTGGCGCATCTGCGGCGGCTGGAAGTCGAGGGGCGGGCGGTGCGCGAAGTGCGCGACGGGTGCTGGTGGTATCACCCCGCCTGA
- a CDS encoding long-chain fatty acid--CoA ligase gives MTSSQTIWNTHYQHPNAWEQEFPPLALHEMLERSAARNGEAPLLDFMGRHYSYAESLNGARRVACGLKALGIGKGDRVGLFLPNVPHYVAAYYGALMMGATVVNFSPLYSVEELAHQVADSGTRILFTLSASALLPTALNVLEQSGLERLVVGSVAGALPATKSILYRLFRRSEVAERPHDPRIMSFSQLIANKGDCAPVAIDPLNDIALIQYTGGTTGTPKGAMLTHQNLSANARQVALLDPEPDAPDRILGVLPFFHVFANTCVLNRTVLNGGMIAMLPRFDATQALATLQRVKATALPGVPTMYQALLDHPHIDRTDFSSLRICISGGAPLPAEVKAKFEARTGAKVVEGYGLTESSGVVSSNPYEGVNKTGTIGQPIPGTLVKLVDKEDPTRPPPEGEPGELVFAGPQVMKGYWQRPDADADMFVGEFLRTGDVAVIDEDGYIRIVDRLKDMIAVGGFKVFPSVIETVLYRNPAVKEALVIGVADAYHGEMPKAFVTLNDGAQGDGEALKAWLNPLLGKHERVVAVEVRESLPKTMVGKLSRKELVAEERARAAGASQAA, from the coding sequence ATGACTTCCTCGCAGACCATCTGGAACACGCACTATCAGCATCCCAATGCATGGGAACAGGAATTTCCGCCGCTCGCGCTGCACGAGATGCTCGAACGCAGCGCAGCGCGCAATGGTGAGGCGCCGCTCCTCGATTTCATGGGGCGCCATTACAGCTATGCTGAATCGCTGAACGGCGCGCGGCGCGTTGCCTGCGGGCTGAAGGCGCTGGGCATCGGCAAGGGGGACAGGGTTGGCCTGTTCCTGCCCAATGTGCCTCACTATGTCGCCGCCTATTACGGCGCGCTGATGATGGGGGCGACGGTCGTCAACTTCTCGCCGCTCTACAGTGTCGAGGAATTGGCGCATCAGGTGGCGGATTCGGGGACGCGCATCCTCTTCACATTATCGGCCAGCGCCTTGCTGCCGACTGCGCTCAATGTGCTCGAACAGAGCGGGCTGGAACGGCTGGTTGTCGGCTCGGTCGCGGGCGCGCTTCCGGCCACCAAGTCGATCCTCTACCGATTGTTCCGCCGATCCGAGGTTGCCGAGCGGCCGCACGATCCCCGGATCATGAGCTTTTCGCAACTGATCGCGAACAAGGGCGATTGCGCGCCTGTGGCAATCGATCCGCTCAACGATATCGCGCTGATCCAATATACCGGCGGCACCACGGGCACGCCCAAAGGGGCGATGCTCACGCACCAGAACCTTTCAGCCAATGCGCGGCAGGTGGCGCTGCTCGATCCCGAGCCCGATGCGCCCGACCGTATCCTTGGCGTGCTGCCTTTCTTCCATGTCTTTGCGAACACCTGCGTGCTCAATCGCACCGTGTTGAACGGCGGGATGATCGCGATGCTGCCGCGGTTCGATGCTACCCAGGCGCTCGCCACGCTCCAGCGGGTGAAGGCGACGGCGCTCCCCGGCGTGCCGACCATGTATCAGGCGCTGCTCGATCACCCGCATATCGACCGCACCGATTTTTCCAGCCTGCGCATCTGCATTTCGGGCGGCGCACCGCTGCCCGCCGAGGTGAAGGCGAAGTTCGAGGCACGGACCGGGGCCAAGGTGGTCGAAGGCTATGGCCTCACCGAAAGCTCGGGCGTGGTGTCGAGCAACCCTTATGAGGGCGTGAACAAGACGGGCACGATCGGTCAACCAATCCCCGGCACGCTGGTGAAGCTGGTCGACAAGGAGGATCCCACCCGTCCGCCGCCCGAGGGCGAGCCGGGTGAACTGGTGTTCGCCGGGCCGCAGGTGATGAAGGGCTATTGGCAGCGCCCCGACGCCGATGCCGATATGTTTGTGGGCGAGTTCCTGCGTACCGGCGATGTCGCGGTGATCGATGAGGACGGTTATATCCGCATCGTCGACCGGCTGAAGGACATGATCGCGGTTGGCGGGTTCAAGGTGTTCCCGAGCGTGATCGAGACCGTCCTGTACCGCAACCCGGCGGTGAAGGAGGCGTTGGTGATCGGCGTGGCCGATGCTTATCACGGCGAAATGCCCAAGGCCTTCGTCACGCTGAACGACGGCGCGCAGGGCGATGGCGAGGCGCTGAAGGCCTGGCTCAACCCGCTGCTCGGCAAGCATGAGCGCGTGGTTGCTGTCGAGGTACGCGAAAGCCTGCCCAAGACGATGGTCGGCAAGCTCAGCCGCAAGGAATTGGTGGCCGAGGAACGCGCGCGCGCAGCCGGGGCCAGCCAGGCGGCCTGA
- a CDS encoding NAD-dependent succinate-semialdehyde dehydrogenase: MFTSRNPATGETGESYAELDAAAIEARLQKAARAYAAWRVSPLEERAALLTRIADRYTENREKLARMATFEMGKTLNSALAEVDKCANAFRFYAEKGAAMLADVETDLGGGRKAIARWSPQGAVLAVMPWNFPFWQVVRFLAPTIMAGNVGLLKHASNVPGCAQLIEDMVTQVGAPEGLFQNLHIKSDAVAGLIADDRIVAVTLTGSEGAGMKVAEQAGQALKKVVLELGGSDPFIVMPSADLDKAAATAVKARIQNSGQSCICAKRMIVHADVHDAFMERFVKGMQAVKTGDPLAPETDMGPLSSHKARDEMTEQLKRAVAAGATLLFGGETPAGPGAYMLPAILTDIPRGAAVAREEFFGPVAMIFKANDIDHAIEIANDVPFGLGSSIWTNDPAERARLVRDIEAGMVAVNEMLASDPHAPFGGIKRSGHGRELGRHGLHEFMNLKTVMVAG, translated from the coding sequence ATGTTCACGAGCCGCAATCCCGCCACCGGCGAAACTGGTGAGAGCTATGCCGAGCTTGATGCCGCCGCGATCGAGGCCCGGCTGCAAAAGGCGGCCCGCGCCTATGCCGCATGGCGCGTGAGCCCGCTTGAGGAACGCGCCGCACTTTTGACGCGCATTGCCGATCGTTACACCGAAAATCGGGAAAAGCTGGCGCGCATGGCCACGTTCGAAATGGGCAAGACGCTCAATTCCGCGCTGGCTGAGGTGGATAAATGCGCGAACGCATTTCGCTTCTATGCCGAAAAGGGCGCGGCGATGCTGGCGGATGTCGAAACCGACCTGGGTGGCGGCCGCAAGGCGATCGCCCGGTGGAGCCCGCAAGGTGCGGTACTCGCGGTCATGCCGTGGAACTTCCCGTTCTGGCAGGTTGTCCGCTTTCTCGCGCCCACGATCATGGCGGGCAATGTCGGGCTGCTCAAACATGCCAGCAACGTCCCCGGCTGCGCGCAGTTGATCGAGGATATGGTCACGCAAGTGGGCGCACCGGAAGGGCTGTTCCAGAATTTGCACATCAAGTCGGACGCGGTCGCCGGCCTCATCGCCGATGACCGCATCGTCGCGGTGACGCTGACGGGAAGTGAAGGCGCCGGGATGAAGGTGGCGGAACAGGCCGGGCAGGCACTGAAAAAGGTGGTGCTGGAACTGGGCGGGTCAGATCCGTTCATCGTCATGCCCAGCGCCGATCTCGACAAGGCGGCAGCAACGGCGGTGAAGGCGCGTATCCAGAATAGCGGGCAGAGCTGCATCTGCGCCAAGCGCATGATCGTCCATGCCGATGTCCACGACGCCTTCATGGAACGCTTCGTGAAGGGGATGCAGGCGGTGAAGACGGGCGATCCGCTGGCCCCCGAGACCGATATGGGCCCGCTTTCAAGCCACAAGGCACGAGACGAGATGACGGAGCAGCTGAAACGCGCGGTCGCAGCCGGCGCCACCTTGTTGTTCGGCGGCGAAACGCCCGCCGGCCCCGGCGCCTATATGCTGCCCGCAATTCTCACTGATATTCCGCGCGGCGCGGCCGTAGCGCGCGAGGAATTTTTCGGCCCGGTCGCGATGATCTTCAAGGCGAACGACATCGACCATGCGATCGAGATCGCCAATGACGTGCCCTTTGGCCTCGGATCGAGCATCTGGACCAATGATCCGGCCGAGCGCGCCCGGCTGGTGCGCGATATCGAGGCAGGGATGGTGGCCGTCAACGAGATGCTGGCATCCGATCCGCACGCCCCCTTTGGCGGGATCAAACGCTCGGGCCATGGCCGTGAACTCGGCCGCCACGGGCTGCACGAGTTCATGAACCTGAAGACGGTGATGGTGGCAGGCTGA
- a CDS encoding exodeoxyribonuclease VII small subunit, whose protein sequence is MTETTDAELAELSFEDALKRLETIVSRLESGEASLDESISLYAEGDRLRQQCEARLAAAQARIEKISLGQDGRPSGTQPFDAA, encoded by the coding sequence ATGACTGAGACCACCGACGCCGAACTCGCCGAACTGTCCTTCGAAGACGCGCTGAAGCGGCTCGAAACCATTGTTTCCCGCCTCGAAAGCGGGGAAGCCTCGCTCGACGAGTCGATCAGCCTCTATGCCGAGGGCGATCGCCTGCGCCAGCAATGCGAGGCGCGGCTTGCGGCCGCACAGGCGCGGATCGAAAAGATCAGCCTCGGCCAGGATGGCCGCCCGTCCGGAACCCAGCCGTTCGACGCGGCCTGA
- a CDS encoding polyprenyl synthetase family protein gives MSILDVALERVAEDIDRQFDLLLRAPDDARAPLYLAMRHAAIGGGKRLRPLLTLATAELFNVDRQRALRAATAIECVHVYSLVHDDLPAMDDDDMRRGKPTVHKAFDEAAAILAGDALQALAFEILADDATSPDPFVRAELVLTVARAAGAAGMVGGQTMDLSAERNGFDLGTITRLQQLKTGALIAASVEIGAILGHIPPEGRMGLRGYARDIGLAFQICDDLLDVEGDEAVAGKALNKDAAAGKATFLTLMGAERARAQAELLVDQAIEHLKTFGEEADLLRAVARFVIERDR, from the coding sequence ATGTCGATACTCGATGTCGCGCTTGAGCGGGTTGCCGAAGATATCGACCGGCAATTCGATCTGTTGCTGCGTGCGCCCGACGATGCGCGCGCGCCGCTATACCTTGCAATGCGCCACGCGGCGATCGGCGGCGGCAAGCGGCTACGTCCGCTGCTGACGCTGGCCACGGCCGAACTGTTCAACGTCGATCGCCAGCGCGCGCTGCGCGCGGCAACCGCGATTGAATGCGTCCATGTCTATTCGTTGGTGCATGACGATCTGCCCGCGATGGATGACGACGATATGCGCCGTGGCAAGCCGACGGTGCACAAGGCGTTCGATGAAGCGGCTGCCATTCTGGCTGGTGATGCGCTGCAGGCACTGGCCTTTGAAATCCTTGCGGACGATGCGACGAGCCCCGATCCGTTCGTGCGTGCAGAACTGGTGCTCACCGTCGCGCGCGCGGCGGGGGCGGCCGGCATGGTCGGCGGCCAGACGATGGACTTGTCCGCCGAGCGCAACGGCTTCGATCTCGGCACGATCACCCGATTGCAGCAGCTGAAGACAGGTGCGCTCATCGCCGCCAGCGTCGAGATCGGCGCCATTCTGGGCCATATTCCGCCCGAAGGCCGCATGGGGCTGCGCGGCTATGCCCGCGACATCGGCCTGGCCTTCCAGATCTGCGACGACCTTCTCGACGTAGAGGGCGACGAAGCGGTTGCCGGCAAGGCGCTGAACAAGGATGCCGCCGCCGGCAAGGCGACCTTCCTGACGCTGATGGGCGCGGAGCGCGCCCGCGCGCAGGCCGAACTGCTCGTCGATCAGGCGATCGAGCATCTCAAGACATTTGGAGAGGAAGCGGATCTGCTGCGCGCGGTTGCCCGCTTCGTGATTGAAAGGGATCGCTGA
- the coaD gene encoding pantetheine-phosphate adenylyltransferase has translation MAQRIGVYPGTFDPITLGHMDIIRRGAKLVDRLVIGVTTNPSKSPMFTVEERMDMVRREVATIGGDIQVVSFNSLLMDFAERQGASMIVRGLRAVADFEYEYQMAGMNQQLNDQIETVFLMADVSLQPIASRLVKEIAIYGGNISRFVSAAVEAEVVDRVNTIGRKGD, from the coding sequence ATGGCGCAGCGCATTGGGGTTTATCCGGGGACGTTCGATCCGATCACGCTCGGCCATATGGATATCATCCGGCGCGGGGCGAAGCTCGTCGACCGGCTGGTGATCGGGGTCACCACCAATCCGTCGAAATCGCCGATGTTCACGGTCGAGGAACGCATGGACATGGTCCGCCGCGAAGTGGCGACCATTGGCGGCGATATCCAGGTCGTCTCGTTCAACTCGCTGCTCATGGACTTTGCCGAACGACAGGGCGCATCGATGATCGTGCGTGGCCTGCGCGCCGTCGCCGATTTCGAATATGAATATCAGATGGCGGGGATGAACCAGCAGTTGAACGACCAGATCGAAACGGTCTTCCTGATGGCCGATGTCTCGCTTCAGCCCATTGCCTCGCGTCTGGTGAAGGAAATCGCCATTTACGGCGGCAATATTTCGCGCTTCGTCTCGGCGGCGGTGGAGGCTGAGGTGGTCGACCGCGTCAACACGATCGGGCGCAAGGGCGACTGA
- a CDS encoding peptidylprolyl isomerase: protein MRLKIIVPALAGLFLSQAAMAQDAPAETPGHAEQVLATQPSKASATPPVMPIPKPAPDPATDQANILNLDLSTGGRVSIQLRPDVAPLHVERIKSLVAKGFYNGVVFHRVIDGFMAQTGDPTGTGQGGSDLPDLTAEFNLLPHLRGTVSMARTNDPNSANSQFFIMFLPRMSLDKRYTVFGRVISGMQYVDAIERGEPPASPSTIVRAAMADAGAATPVAAPVEPAPADAAPAPKK, encoded by the coding sequence ATGCGTCTGAAAATCATCGTGCCTGCACTGGCTGGCCTGTTCCTGAGCCAGGCCGCCATGGCGCAGGATGCTCCGGCTGAAACCCCGGGGCATGCCGAGCAGGTGCTGGCAACGCAGCCGTCCAAGGCCAGCGCCACGCCGCCCGTGATGCCGATTCCCAAGCCCGCGCCCGATCCAGCGACCGATCAGGCGAATATTCTCAATCTCGACCTGTCGACCGGTGGCCGGGTTTCGATCCAGCTGCGCCCCGACGTTGCGCCGCTGCATGTCGAACGCATCAAGTCGCTCGTCGCCAAGGGGTTCTATAACGGCGTGGTGTTCCACCGCGTGATCGATGGCTTCATGGCGCAGACGGGCGACCCGACGGGTACCGGCCAGGGTGGTTCGGACCTTCCCGACCTGACCGCCGAATTCAACCTGCTGCCGCATCTGCGCGGCACCGTCTCGATGGCGCGCACCAATGATCCGAACTCGGCGAACAGCCAGTTCTTCATCATGTTCCTGCCGCGCATGTCGCTCGACAAGCGCTACACCGTTTTCGGGCGCGTGATTTCGGGCATGCAATATGTCGACGCCATCGAACGCGGCGAGCCGCCCGCGAGCCCGAGCACGATCGTCCGCGCCGCGATGGCCGATGCGGGGGCCGCAACACCCGTTGCCGCGCCGGTTGAGCCGGCGCCGGCCGATGCGGCGCCCGCGCCCAAGAAATAA
- the queA gene encoding tRNA preQ1(34) S-adenosylmethionine ribosyltransferase-isomerase QueA: MRVDLFDFDLPAENIALRPASPRDSARMLVLDGADRRDAIVSDLPSVLRPGDMLVFNDTRVIPAQLEGLRGEARIGATLHKREGLRQWRAFIRNAKRLKDGDRIDFGAGVFAVAHDRAEDGSFALSFEGDEPVELLLERAGTMPLPPYIAGKRPTDERDLEDYQTMFAREAGAVAAPTAALHFTPGLMAALAERGIESATLTLHVGAGTFLPVKADDTVDHKMHAEWGRIDAATADRLNAVRARGGRLIAVGTTSLRLIESAAGEDNVIRPFEGDTAIFITPGYRFRGIDGLMTNFHLPRSTLFMLVSALMGRERMQAAYAHAIASGYRFYSYGDASLLLPEGHVA, from the coding sequence ATGCGCGTAGACCTTTTCGATTTCGATCTGCCGGCGGAAAATATCGCGCTCCGCCCGGCCTCGCCGCGCGATAGCGCCCGTATGTTGGTGCTCGATGGCGCCGATCGGCGCGACGCGATCGTCAGCGATCTGCCTTCGGTGCTGCGCCCCGGCGACATGCTGGTGTTCAACGACACGCGCGTCATCCCCGCCCAGCTTGAAGGGCTGCGCGGGGAAGCGCGGATCGGCGCGACGCTCCACAAGCGCGAAGGGCTGCGCCAGTGGCGTGCCTTTATCCGCAATGCCAAGCGCCTGAAGGATGGCGACCGGATCGATTTCGGCGCGGGCGTTTTTGCCGTCGCGCATGACCGCGCCGAAGATGGCAGCTTCGCGCTCTCGTTCGAAGGCGACGAGCCCGTCGAGCTGCTTCTGGAACGCGCGGGCACGATGCCGTTGCCGCCCTATATCGCGGGCAAGCGCCCGACCGACGAACGCGATCTGGAGGATTACCAGACGATGTTCGCGCGCGAGGCCGGCGCGGTTGCCGCACCCACCGCCGCGCTCCATTTCACCCCCGGCCTGATGGCCGCCCTCGCCGAACGCGGGATCGAAAGTGCAACCCTGACCTTGCATGTCGGCGCGGGCACCTTTCTGCCGGTCAAGGCCGACGATACCGTTGATCACAAGATGCACGCCGAATGGGGCCGGATCGACGCCGCCACGGCGGATAGGCTGAACGCGGTGCGCGCACGCGGAGGCCGGTTGATCGCGGTGGGCACCACCTCGCTTCGCCTCATCGAAAGCGCGGCGGGGGAGGATAATGTCATTCGCCCGTTCGAGGGGGATACCGCGATCTTCATCACCCCCGGATACCGTTTCCGCGGCATCGACGGGCTGATGACCAATTTCCATCTGCCGCGTTCGACGCTGTTCATGCTGGTCAGCGCCTTGATGGGCCGCGAACGCATGCAGGCGGCCTATGCCCATGCCATCGCCAGCGGATATCGGTTCTATTCTTACGGCGATGCCAGCCTGTTGTTGCCCGAAGGACATGTCGCATGA
- a CDS encoding EF-hand domain-containing protein, translating to MKYALLLPVLAAFAAPATADARKKPQFDPAVLSRPTISATPVAVMISGFDSDGDGIVTHAEYDAGLDRSFRQGDADGDGAISLIELGHWAQHWLGDRGAIPGQYDFDRDGDDRVSRQEYQTEFGRRFLELDRDRDGKLVRAELILLSTPRVAPGAEQGPPGGPPAPGGKPPQR from the coding sequence ATGAAATATGCGTTGCTGCTTCCCGTCCTCGCGGCGTTCGCCGCGCCGGCCACCGCCGATGCGCGCAAGAAACCGCAGTTCGATCCGGCGGTGCTCAGCCGCCCCACCATCTCGGCAACGCCCGTCGCCGTGATGATCTCTGGCTTCGACAGCGACGGCGACGGCATTGTCACCCACGCCGAATATGATGCGGGCCTCGATCGCTCGTTCCGTCAGGGCGATGCGGACGGCGACGGCGCGATCTCGCTGATTGAGCTTGGCCATTGGGCGCAGCATTGGCTGGGCGATCGCGGCGCCATTCCGGGCCAATATGATTTCGACCGCGACGGCGACGACCGGGTATCGCGGCAGGAATATCAAACCGAATTCGGCCGCCGCTTCCTTGAGCTGGACCGCGACCGCGACGGCAAGCTGGTGCGCGCCGAACTGATCCTGCTCAGCACCCCGCGCGTGGCGCCGGGCGCGGAACAGGGGCCTCCGGGCGGCCCCCCGGCACCCGGCGGCAAACCGCCCCAGCGCTGA
- a CDS encoding GNAT family N-acetyltransferase, which yields MSNAHPLDRPVWSALNSGWSAYAEGDSRALRLSPAFGPFGAAHDQSPESVAALQELVPPAGELWLVEAGPVTCPSGSRIVREARLTQMMADAIAPGGRAVAFEPLDDRDAPEMQGLAELTRPGPFAARTHALGDFIGVRIDGKIVAMAGERMQVDGFSEVSGVCTHPDHRGQGYAGALIRVVAARILERGNKPFLHSYADNEGAIALYESLGFHQRAAIGVTILTR from the coding sequence ATGTCCAATGCCCACCCCCTCGACCGGCCGGTCTGGTCCGCGCTCAATTCCGGCTGGTCCGCCTATGCCGAGGGGGACAGCCGCGCGTTGCGGCTGTCCCCCGCTTTCGGCCCGTTCGGCGCCGCGCATGACCAGTCCCCCGAAAGCGTCGCCGCGCTTCAGGAACTGGTGCCGCCCGCAGGGGAATTGTGGCTGGTGGAGGCAGGGCCGGTGACGTGCCCGTCAGGCAGCCGGATTGTGCGCGAGGCACGTCTGACGCAGATGATGGCGGATGCGATCGCGCCGGGCGGCCGGGCGGTCGCCTTCGAACCGCTGGACGATCGCGATGCGCCCGAGATGCAGGGCCTGGCCGAATTGACCCGCCCCGGCCCCTTTGCAGCGCGCACGCATGCACTGGGCGATTTCATCGGGGTAAGGATCGACGGAAAGATCGTCGCCATGGCGGGCGAGCGAATGCAGGTCGATGGGTTCAGCGAGGTAAGCGGCGTGTGCACCCATCCCGATCACCGGGGCCAGGGCTATGCCGGTGCGCTCATCCGCGTGGTTGCCGCGCGCATCCTTGAACGCGGCAACAAGCCCTTCCTCCACAGCTATGCCGACAATGAAGGGGCCATCGCGCTTTACGAAAGCCTGGGCTTTCACCAGCGCGCCGCGATCGGCGTGACGATCCTGACGCGCTGA